From the genome of Malus sylvestris chromosome 13, drMalSylv7.2, whole genome shotgun sequence:
GTTGCTTCACGTAACCAGAATCAATAACATACCTGTGATTCATACATGATTATGAGAAAACAGAAAACCATTTAACATCATTTCAGTTATGTGTAAACCAGATTCATTGATTATAAATAACATGGAAAAAAGTTTACTTGAAAATTTTACTCAACAATAGCTTCCATATAATCATTAAGTAAATTTCAACCTTGTGAAGCAAGCAATATAAAAAGGGTAAATAAAAGCAAATGAGCATGACAGCCAGGAAATAGTTTCTTTTCTTACACAACACCATCTACAGTCAAAGAAGTTTCAGCAATATTTGTTGCAACAATAAATCTCCTACAATTTGGAGGCCGAGGACCAAAAACACGTACCTGTACAGAAAAGATGAAGCGTGAACTAAAAAAGCATTAGGATTTTAAAGCCTCCAAAAATAGAACACAATTACAATTAGTCTTTACTTGCCTGCATTTCAGGCTGCAAAGAACCATGAAGAGGAAGGATTATGGCATCCATGCAAGACCCTTCTTCCAGGCTTCGAACTCTCTCTTCTAACTTCAACACCAACTTGTCTATATCATCCTATAAAAAAGAACAGTTTTTCGGTCAGTAGAAGCATTGTATGGAAAACAATGTAAACGACAGGTTATATGCAAAGTAGCAGTCACACGCTCGCATGTACATTGAATGccacaaaaaggaaaagagagtaGGAAAACAGCATCTGACCTGTCCAGTCATGAATATCAAGACATCGCCTTCGCCTTGCTTAATATGTATATCtataaaaagagaaattgtTAGTCAACTTCTTACCAACAAGTAAATGTTTGAAACTAAGTCGGGAATTAAACCGAAATAACAGAAAGAAGATACCGCATTGattatatgaaaaataaattacaatgCAAAGAATAAACTAAAATCAAAATCATACTGAGAGCTGTTTCTAGAGATGACTCAAGATAGCTGGCAGGCCGCTCACGGCTGTAGGCTATTTCGACCGGGAATAACTTCCCGGGGACTTTCACTACAGGGCAATTTGAAAAGAATTGTGATACTTTTTCGCCATCAAGAGTTGCTGAAGTGATTAGAACCTTGAAATTCGAGGCACGCCTTTTCACCAAGCGTTTCATCAGTCCCAGCAGTATGTCCCTGATTGACAAAATGCCACATTGTAGtgtaaacaaacaaataatcaAAACTTCTAAGAACCCTAAAATCTGGAGCGTTatggagagagagattgtacGTGTTTAGACTCCTTTCGTGAGCTTCATCTAGTATGATTACAGAGTACTGATCAAGCTCTGGATTGGAGAGGCTTTCACGAAGAAGAACTCCATCGGTGAGGTACTTAATCCGCGTCCTTTCCGAAGTTCTATCTTCAAATCTGATGGCGTATCCAACTTCGTCCCCAAGCCGAACGCCGAGCTCCTGCGAAACTCGTCTGGCGACGGAGACGGCGGCGACTCGGCGGGGCTGAGTGACGCCGACGACTCCGGACTTGGTGTAGCCCCTTCTGTGAAGTATCTGAGAGAGCTGCGTGCTCTTTCCCGAACCTGTCTCTCCGATTACCACTACGACGGGGTTTTCTTCTACTGCTTTCATGATTGTGTCCTCGAATTGGAGGATTGGTAGGTCCGCCATTGATGAAGTAAAAGAAGCTCGGAATCGTAGAATGACGAGGAAGAAGAAATTTCGGGGTTTTGGGAGGGAATTTGTTTGGGAAGAAAATCGAAATCAGGGTTTTAGAAAAActcaacttttcaacggttttttatttttattttttttttaaggagcaGCTAATGCTTTCACCATGACAATTCATATTTCGAAGAGTTGAGAAGACTCATAAAAGTATTTCATTATTCTCTGGCTATTATAATGTGATTCACGGACGTTTTGTGTGAAGTATGAGTTTAAAATTCGTTCTTAACTATTAGGTCATCCCGTAATAGTTCCAGATGTTAGTTATTAGTTAGTTATTAGTTTGCTATACAATCGTGATGTAAATTGTTCAAATGACAAAAAGTCTCTAACATTTGGATACCGATTAGATTTTTCGAACTCAAATTTTACGTGCATTGCTGCTTTTCGAACTCAATTTTATagctttttttgttttgctatGTTCCTAAAATTCGAACTCAACGTCACTTTTGGCATAGTAGGCCTCCAGCAGGAGCCCTCACGGCATGCTATTAACTCAATGTTAGAGCACGCCCCTGATAATTGCGTCGTTGTGAACTCAAATCACACTTTCTCGTGGAGTGGAAAGAAATGCCCAGAAACTTATTTACTGAGTTTAAAGACCTTTGTGGGAAAGTTACTACCGAAGTACAAAGAGTTCAAGTAAAAAAAACATACAACAAAAAGTACAATGGGATGAACCAAGCACCAATAAAAACTGCTTCAATTGAACAAATCTCCAATGCACACTCCAACTCCACTCAAAGCTTGCCAAAAACAGCTTTCATTGTCACAAGCTTGATCCCTCTCACCCAGAGCTCAGCCATTTCAATCCCACCTTCACATACAAAATGCAGCTCCTTGTGCTTTGTAGTCACCACATGGAACAGCCCCGGCTCGTCAGTGTCGAATTTCCTCCGGCGGTTCCATCTGAACGAGTCACTAGCCCCGACTTCCGCCCTCCTGCAAATCACATTTCTCTTGCTCGACTTCCCCCACTGCAAAATCCCGGCAGCCCCAACCATTTTCAGCATTTTTCGATGTGGAGATCCTCTACCGCATTTTGTGTGCTTCTTCACGCGACTCCCACCAAGAACAAGGCTTCTTGCAACCTCATCCAATATCACATTCTCTGCATCGTTTTTAATCCCACTTTTCCTTGCAAGTAAGAGGGCTGTCTCGTGTCTTGCATTCGCAATGTCGCATTTTGCCCCTAAAGTAATCAAAAGCTCGCACAGTGTAGCGTGGCCTCCTCTTGCTGCTAACATCAATGGAGTGTATCCATCGGCATCAGAAGCATTCACATCAGAACCCCTGCTTATCAATGTAAGAACGAAATCTGTGTTGCCGTGCTGTACTGCCTGATGTAGAGTCCCATAAAACTCAATAGGACTATCAAGTACCTTTTGAGGTGCAGCATTCTTAAGAAACAACTTTTCAAATTCTTCACTGTTTTGGTTTGTAACGAATAGTTCCATTACAGTCTGACCACATTTATTCTGCAGGTTTATGTCAGCCCCAGCATCGATAAGCAATTTGAAAGTTTCCAGGTAACCACCCTCTGCAGCTATCATGGCAGCTGAGTATCCCTTTTCATCTTGCTCATTGAGATCAACGTCTGCTCCCTCAATCAGTTTCTTCAAGGCCTCAACATCGTTTGCTTGAGTCACAAGCATTAGAGGAGAAAATACTGATGTATTGCTTGATTGAACAATTTCACCAGATCGAATCACGTCTGCAACTGCTTGTCGGAAGCCAAGAGTCCACCTTGCTGACTCTGCTATTACGCTTGCGCTCTGACCAGCAGAATTCACCAGGCCAAAATCAGCACCCTCTGAAGCCAGAATTTTAAGGCATTCCTGGTGTTTATATCTAGCACAGCTCATTAGTGCAGTTTCTCCAGATTCTGTCCGAGAGTTGACATTGCACCCCGCACTAACCAATTGTTGAAGAACCTTATTTAATCCAAGTCGCGACGCCATGTGAACAGGGCAGTCAGTTTCTGAATTTGTTGTCTTAATTGGAACTTCTACATCAGCACCGCAACTTAACAGAACCTCTACCGCTCTTTCATTGTTACATAATACGGCGTGGTGAATGAGAGTCCTCCCAAAGTGAGGAATGTTAGGAGAGTGGTGTTGCAAGAGCATCCCCAAGATAGCACCACTGGCTTCAAAATACTCCACAGCACACCAGGTCACACTGTAAGCCTCGGCTAGTCCTGCACCCACCCGAAACTCTTCTCCTGTATTTACATCCCAGGACCAGCCCCCAAGACTCACTTTTATATCTGTTCTGGCTCCAGCCTGTTATTCATTCCAAAAGGTACACAACGTTAGATAGAAGTGCATAACCATAAAGGTACGCATACTAGTCGATGAGTTAGGGATAAACCTGCAAGAGGAGTCTGACTACAGAAATTTGCCGGCTAACAATGGCGGCAACAAGCGCATTACAGTAAACATTAGTGTATAGAAATGGCTTGGACGATTGAAGCAGCGCCCTGTCAGTTGCATCCGCATCCACCCCACACTGCCACCAATCAATAGCATCACTGTCATGGAACAAAGGTTATATGTTCAAGCAATTAAAAAAACACATACACTTTTGGGCGACGATGACCTTGTCTGTACTTCACACTTAATTATGTTGTCAATATAGTTTAAGGATCATGTTTTCTGCAATGCAGACTCAGATAAGAGCATAACAACTTAAAAGTGCTCACGAGCAGAGGTTATTCCTACATAAGCATTCTCAGACGAGCCCTAATTGAGACATAAGACCACGATGGCTTTTTCGATTAGTCTATGACTAAAAGTTACCTTGATGAGTGTGTCAACTACATCAACAAAGCCTCTGCAGGAAGCAGAAACAAGAGCATGCACTGCCGCCTGAGGGCGGATCATGTCGGATCCCATGAGCATCTCGGCGGACCTAGCCCTCCCCAAGTAGCTTGCCTCCAACAAGGCCTCCTCACATGCCTCCTGAGACGCGCCGCCATTGATGAGCACCTCCAATATCTCCAAATGTCCCTCCCTCACTGCTGCTGTTGTTGCATAGCCTCGGAACAGCTTTTGATTCACATTTGCTCCATAACTCTGTCACGCGAAGATTTACAAAACTAAAATTAGAGACATTCAAAGTTCTTCGCTCTAAATTTAAGCAAAAGAGAGATTATAATATGAATTTAATAATTTCAAATACCGCAAATTTGCATGAATTACGTTACCAGGAGCTTCCTAACGAGCGCCAAATTCCCAGAGTGAGCGGCGAGGAACAAGGCAGTGATCTGAGTCTTGAACTCCTCGTACTCGACGCGAACCTCGTGCGCCGACTCACCCTGCGCCACAATCTCCGTCTTCTTCGACTTCAAGCACACCGTTCCGACAAAGTTCACGTCCACGAAAGGATCGCCCAGACATTCCCCCGCCGATTTCGAGTCGTTGTCGTGCGCGGCGTCCACCAACCGCTGCGAAACCTCGGCCTCGTAGTCGATCGGAAACACGTGCGCGTGCGCTTTCCCGCCGGACAGGTAAGCCGTGGCGGAGCTCCCGAACACCATCATTTCCGAAACGCTTCGTTTTGCGGAACCTCCGAAGAGTGAAACGTCTGGAGAGCTTCGTGGCTTTTGTGATTGGGTATATAGGTGGAGAGAGAGCTCCGTAtaggtggagagagagagagctctgttTGGTCTGCTTATACAGTGAGTTGGGATTTTGGCGGAAAGGACCGAATCTCAATCAAATCAATCAATTTGCACCATTTAAATTTGATCAAActgttaaaattattataatttttaaagtaaatctctgtttacaatcgttaaattaaattttccgTTTATACGGATACACTAATTTGATGGATTATGATAAAAGAATACGCAGGATGCTTTCCCATTTTGGCGCCAGAGAGGagattagagagagaaaagctagagagagaaagagagggaagagagacaTATGTCTTCTTGGGGTTGTGTACCAAGGTGACCAAAATATATTTGACGATGACTTGGTCTTGTTCAACAAGTTTTCATCCTCTTTACCGAGTAAATATTTTCTACCGCTAAAATCTGAAGTATCTCATATTCCGAATGAATGATGGAACTAATTATTAGTGAGGTTCAAAAGAATTAAGGGCATTCCGCCCAACTTTAATTACAATAAAATGTCATACCATCGTGTTATTATTCTACTTAGATGAGTGATGAGCacgtatatttatttattaatattataatttgagtatgtcaattatataataaaattattttatgacTCATGTATCAGTTATATTGTGTAGCGGTATGATTGTTACGCTTTGAAATGTGTTTGCTAATGTCCAACTCCAAATCATTCTTGTTTCCATCGTtttgatttgggattttttcatTCTCTTTAGACTTTTCACACAATGTTTGCTGGCACAATTATTAGAATTAATGGGTGAGATGATTTGTCTATCAAAGAGAATGGGTGAGATCATTTGAATGAAATCTTTTTAAGGAAATGATTATCCGAATTCGATACaatcaattagttttatagaAGCTATCTAATTTagtatgagttttttttttattaatattaattgaCTACAACAACATGTTGgtaatcaaagaaaaaataggAGGGAATGAGTAGAATGATGATAAAAATATTTCTGAAATTTCAAAGGGTGACCTCAAGCTAATAAGGTTCCACACTTTGTGAGGAATGGGAGAAATATCTATAGTACGCAGTCTTACTCTTATTTTGCAAATAAATTGTTTTCACAACTCAAGTCCGTGATCATTTAGTAAAAAAGAAGTAACATTTCTGTCGTACCAAGACCCGCCCTCTCACTAtgaaattttataataaaaaaaggaaaaaaaatcccaaatcaaaACGATCGAAACAATGAAAGATTTGTAGCTGGACATTAGCAACCAAATTGGATTATCTttttatttcacaaaaaaaaaaaaatttgtaacggaaaagaaaattggattattcatttgTATCGAAGGAACCATAAATGAGATTCAGATGTCCTTCTAGGCGTTACACATGATCAACATATTCATTACAATTTGGACCGACTTTAAACTATACTGATTTATCGTGATTCAGCCATCAACTCAATTTCTAACCAACCCAATTTGTGTTGCTTAATCAAATAGCTGGTCACCCACAAATACAAGCCACTACACACGCATGCCACTAAAAAGTTGCATATTTACAAAGGAGTTGGAATTTAAGTGGTTAATTTTATTTATCTGTAAACCGAAGGTCATAAGTTTGATTTCTCCTTTTTTCCATTATTGTATCGAGAAAAGGGTTACATATATGTGAGACCTATTAAGAAAGAGTAATGTTAAGTagaccaattttttaaatttaatttgtaaatcatgtgatgtgtcaccaataaaagaTACGCATGTTATTCAACACTTTaacaataattcaattatcaataaCCACGTCatatagtttacaaaatatgtttaaattgacgatctccctagcattatccatCTGAGAATatatttttggataaaaaaacGAAACtgtatttttaaaccaaatgatgagACAGTTGATAGTTGTACTTCATTTTGAATGATCTAAATAAAGAATTCAACTATCAACCGTCACATCATATGGtctataaatatgactttaaagGAACAGTTGAAAGCAATGTTAATATAAATTTTTCTGTTGTCCATCCAATAACAGTATGATTATGAATATAATTGCTTTTTACGAAAACAATCTCAAACAAGCctaagtactggtttggtactgaggtgtttttataaaaaatagatataaaaaaaaacttagctcaaaaagtgtttggtaaatacttaaaaacaacttattttcacagttttaggtgaaaaaaagttgaaaacttgaagCAGCAAAAAATGAGTTTATTTTCACGGCACagcaaaaacagttttttttcaaagcgcaataccaaactagccctaacTAAACTAAAAGTCCAAAAGTGATTATCGATACAACCAAATGATCTTCCTTAATTTCATCGAGATAATAAACCCTAGACTTTCCATGTCCCGACAGTCCAACAACTTGAGGTCTTCTAAAAGCCGGATTTGGCCTGCATTTGAAGTGCTCTTGTAATGTAGCCACAGTTACAATAATATTTTCAACTATAATAACCCACCATAATAACTTTATTAACATTAATCAAATTTGGAATAAGACATAATTTTATAATCTTAATTAACACTAACTAAATTTGGAAAAAGACAGTTGGTTGCTTACTTGTTTTGCAGAAGTCGCTGTCTTGTCTAACAAGGTCACAAAATTGGTGGCCTGCCGCTTATCCGAGGTTAATTATTTGGTTAACCATAAGATTAGCTTAATTTGGTATTCAAATGGCTGCCTACTTTGATACTTACCCACTTAATTAGGGACAGGGATCCAAACAAATGGTGGACTTATTTAGCTCACAAAACCCAGCTCGAACGGAAGGAGGAGGATTCTCTACCCTTATAATTTTTCTACCATTCCATGTCCTCCTATTTGAATGGTCAtagttaagctacgtcaacatcttatattgatttttttatatatataataagacaaaaagtaatgtGTGAGATGAGAGGAATGGAATGGGATGAGAATAGAAGGGTATAGAATTCTCCTTCCCAAAGGAAGCCCAAAGTTCCTCCTTGGCCTCGGTGTTGACTAAGTAAGTTTAGACAACCATTGTACCAGGAAATGATGTGTCAACTATGTATATCAAGTTTTCTCTTTTTCGTGTGGATGGCTGTCATGCAAGTACACCTACTCCcacatttttattatatttctaTTTTCCTCCCTAGAACATatttaaatctatcaatttaatCCCTTATCTCTTTTAATCCTAACCATTGATCTAGATTCCCTAATTCTCCTAAACTGCCACATGGTAGGTTCTCAGCTCTCTTCTCTTCCCTCTCTTCCCTAGTATTCCCTTTCAGATCTTTCTCTTTTTCACGGGAACTCTCCTATCTCCCTTTCTCTCCTTGCACCGTGACCAACCCAGCAAACCTACATGCAGCTCCTGTTGTagaccatcatcatcatcatcctctttgcgccgtctctctctctccatcgcAGCGAGGTCGGGGAACCTAGAGAAAGGACCTCCGACCGATTCCTCCATTCCTTCCAGCTAGGTAAGTTTGAATACCTTTTTAAATTACCATTGTTGTTGTGGGGGGTTGTGGGTTGATTTTTACGTGGTTCTTCCAATGTTTTGAGGACGGAAACGGCACGGGGGAAACTTACCCACATTTTCTGACGAAACCGTGACCTTCGAGGATTCTTTCCGAACACTCACGGCCGTTCATGGCGAAACTAGGGTATGAAAAATACTCCACTCTCTTCCCTCTTTATTTTAGTACTTGGTTTGGGTAGTAGTTTATATGTTCGCCGTCAACCGGAGCTATAACAGCTCCGGTGTTTTTCCCCGTCACCCCACAGGCCACCAGGCCTTCTCAAAACACCCACGTGCCTTAGCCTATTCTTGGACCAGCCAAGTTCCCTTTTGGTTATTTGGCCTACGGGCCGTGTCATGCTGGACTGAGTGTGTGTGTTTTAGGCtcagtgagtgtgtgtgtgtgtgtgtgtgtgtgt
Proteins encoded in this window:
- the LOC126595654 gene encoding uncharacterized protein LOC126595654: MMVFGSSATAYLSGGKAHAHVFPIDYEAEVSQRLVDAAHDNDSKSAGECLGDPFVDVNFVGTVCLKSKKTEIVAQGESAHEVRVEYEEFKTQITALFLAAHSGNLALVRKLLSYGANVNQKLFRGYATTAAVREGHLEILEVLINGGASQEACEEALLEASYLGRARSAEMLMGSDMIRPQAAVHALVSASCRGFVDVVDTLIKCGVDADATDRALLQSSKPFLYTNVYCNALVAAIVSRQISVVRLLLQAGARTDIKVSLGGWSWDVNTGEEFRVGAGLAEAYSVTWCAVEYFEASGAILGMLLQHHSPNIPHFGRTLIHHAVLCNNERAVEVLLSCGADVEVPIKTTNSETDCPVHMASRLGLNKVLQQLVSAGCNVNSRTESGETALMSCARYKHQECLKILASEGADFGLVNSAGQSASVIAESARWTLGFRQAVADVIRSGEIVQSSNTSVFSPLMLVTQANDVEALKKLIEGADVDLNEQDEKGYSAAMIAAEGGYLETFKLLIDAGADINLQNKCGQTVMELFVTNQNSEEFEKLFLKNAAPQKVLDSPIEFYGTLHQAVQHGNTDFVLTLISRGSDVNASDADGYTPLMLAARGGHATLCELLITLGAKCDIANARHETALLLARKSGIKNDAENVILDEVARSLVLGGSRVKKHTKCGRGSPHRKMLKMVGAAGILQWGKSSKRNVICRRAEVGASDSFRWNRRRKFDTDEPGLFHVVTTKHKELHFVCEGGIEMAELWVRGIKLVTMKAVFGKL